One window of Branchiostoma lanceolatum isolate klBraLanc5 chromosome 6, klBraLanc5.hap2, whole genome shotgun sequence genomic DNA carries:
- the LOC136436508 gene encoding proteoglycan 4-like isoform X3 codes for MSAEGAVETKTEGEEAVAEAGAEAGAEAEAEVLVVTEGGVDDTDAGNSQDVKRKKFRPLKSIRKILGIKKGRKKSGEDPALLSAKPVSKSTGALLQVVETEQEEDVSNKTLANRSMSADSVFSPANAPTEPLRKGDMAASADNLSSQNFQSELSAKLKSRRSEDGASSEDECLPRSPDTIVTMADVINEHSTQNGMKRHSEESLESVGDEPGIAMTPDQLGQGEKHQARQGTSVPADFGSTGDVDLDAIPASPTHLSNQAALHKLSIAPKLRKASSRTRGVGKSPSTTPDLPIMSENHRTDDSPEPMVTPADSEPPPKPPRTGTYRSPRTSVSQDVAESSDPPAPATETVDISITVADTGDTPTALAPETGDTPASEAPVSGTGDTPTAVAPETGDTPASEAPVSGTGDTPTAVAPGKITGHTPVLESLGTETGDMPKAEAPDATPADAPASETPGTAAGDTSTAAVLGNEMADTPADSADISIVEAGGTETAIATAPGTETAIAVAPGTETAVATSPDTETAVATPPGTETAVATPPGTETAVATPPGTETAVAIAPGTETAPAPVATDHGTETADPPTDVAPDNHTADIQITAGADVAASDMPTAEAPHTDSEANFTSTADHLQEPSDLVGQETESDEVVNTAAAENEVIPPDATSDAVPPDNAADTAEPVPTQSAQCEEEVQMSPEPTASAEPTVDQVASDAFVPTLTPTREEGPLLEEQVVEFCPPVEVDVSVEMPVVASQEEPVVNTDASSVEVDEDSLGKFPTEEPVQNDEGVMEDGAGGEEEEEVGDSGASSSGAAGSADQATDEDTGEAIAQRLLAVVAQQERTGGGEEPTAGSPPPSDLPDQPTPASPEPEDQEPADDTTLITPKSPTRGPPNPLGMQLVEEMKRKQSVKKQDSFDEEEPPPEEPEESGQVEETAAAEPEVPPAEEQDPPVAAPDPETTQQEEQHGMYEDSHDSLQEDSHGAVQHAEEEEAEEKVEDEPKDDLAETHQETASSEDEAPPAEEEPPEEEEPEKETEKQNGPVEDETTPSEEEQEEERQIVAEPQDEPVRPKRLSVAETRQMFARSEPPTPETETVIRPKLKPVPPKVEPSPSSSQPTKPVPIEPKETIVVKKASTPVVPSPMSPTTNAAPQLRSLAEKPQPKKVFGAIKALEDQGDDKVPAWVRIAQKKQKEREGKDEDDTIGGKKVVVVEKTGSVTARPSAPRPSVSPAKPFSRPAEPPSPVIIPATKSQEQPKPLKSPTKPAESKPAVSTSPPPAKSADLMANNNKLNRAGQFLTRQQKKNFILPKPEKCIVCKENVYQTEMVKSDGRFFHKKCQRCLVCKRTLDISSFMVIQEKIYCKQHGQEVKLAQQAV; via the exons ATGTCTGCTGAAGGAGCAGTGGAAACTAAGACAGAGGGAGAGGAGGCTGTGGCAGAGGCAGGCGCAGAGGCTGGCGCAGAGGCAGAGGCAGAAGTACTGGTAGTGACAGAAGGTGGGGTAGATGACACAGATGCTGGGAACTCACAAG ATGTCAAGAGAAAAAAGTTCCGTCCCCTGAAGTCTATACGAAAGATTCTGGGAATCAAGAAGGGGAGAAAAAAGTCTGGAGAGGACCCCGCCCTTCTGTCAGCTAAACCTGTGTCCAAGTCAACAGGTGCGCTGCTACAGGTGGTGGAGACGGAACAGGAGGAAGATGTCAG TAACAAGACCTTGGCTAACCGCAGCATGTCGGCAGACAGCGTGTTCTCTCCTGCCAACGCACCGACAGAGCCGCTCAGGAAGGGTGACATGGCAGCGTCCGCTGACAACCTCTCCTCGCAAAACTTCCAG AGTGAGTTGTCAGCCAAGCTGAAGTCCCGTCGAAGTGAGGATGGGGCCAGCTCAGAAGACGAGTGCCTACCCCGCAGTCCTGACACAATAGTAACAATGGCAGACGTGATCAACGAACACAGTACACAG AATGGGATGAAGAGACACAGTGAAGAAAGTTTAGAAAGTGTAGGAGATGAG CCTGGCATTGCCATGACACCAGACCAATTAGGGCAAGGAGAAAAACATCAAGCCAGACAAGGCACCAGTGTACCTGCAGACTTTGGCAGCACAGGAG ACGTTGACCTCGACGCCATACCGGCCTCGCCCACACACCTTAGTAACCAGGCTGCTCTGCACAAACTCTCCATCGCACCCAAGCTGAGGAAAGCTTCCAGCAGGACCAGAGGAGTCGGAAAG AGTCCCAGCACCACACCAGACCTCCCCATCATGTCCGAGAACCACAGAACAG ATGACTCACCTGAACCTATGGTGACACCTGCAGACTCAGAACCTCCTCCTAAACCTCCTCGTACAG GGACTTACCGGTCTCCAAGAACCTCTGTGTCTCAGGATGTGGCAGAAAGCAGTGACCCTCCCGCACCTGCCACAGAAACTGTTGACATATCCATAACTGTAGCAGACACAGGTGACACACCTACAGCTTTAGCACCTGAAACAGGTGACACACCTGCATCAGAAGCACCTGTTTCAGGCACAGGTGACACGCCTACGGCTGTAGCACCTGAAACAGGTGACACACCTGCATCAGAAGCACCTGTTTCAGGCACAGGTGACACGCCTACGGCTGTAGCACCTGGGAAGATAACAGGTCATACACCCGTATTAGAATCACTTGGCACAGAAACAGGTGACATGCCTAAAGCTGAAGCACCTGACGCAACACCAGCTGATGCACCTGCATCAGAAACACCTGGCACAGCTGCAGGTGATACGTCCACAGCTGCAGTGCTTGGCAATGAAATGGCTGACACACCTGCAGATTCTGCAGACATATCCATTGTGGAAGCAGGTGGCACGGAAACAGCCATTGCTACAGCACCTGGCACAGAAACAGCCATTGCTGTAGCACCTGGCACAGAAACAGCTGTTGCTACATCACCTGACACAGAAACAGCTGTCGCTACACCACCTGGCACAGAAACAGCTGTCGCTACACCACCTGGCACAGAAACAGCTGTCGCTACACCACCTGGCACAGAAACAGCTGTTGCTATAGCACCTGGCACAGAAACAGCCCCTGCACCTGTTGCTACAGATCATGGCACAGAAACAGCTGACCCTCCCACAGATGTAGCACCTGACAACCACACAGCTGACATACAGATAACAGCAGGAGCAGATGTTGCAGCTAGTGACATGCCTACAGCTGAAGCACCTCACACAGACTCTGAGGCAAATTTCACATCTACAGCTGACCATCTGCAAGAGCCCTCAG ACCTTGTAGGGCAGGAAACTGAAAGCGATGAAGTTGTCAACACAGCAGCTGCTGAGAATGAGGTTATCCCACCTGATGCCACATCAGATGCTGTGCCACCTGACAATGCAGCTGATACAGCTGAACCTGTCCCAACACAGTCAGCCCAATGTGAGGAAGAAGTCCAAATGTCCCCTGAACCCACAGCTAGCGCTGAACCTACAGTAGACCAGGTGGCATCAG ATGCCTTTGTCCCAACTCTTACACCAACCAGAGAGGAGGGGCCACTCCTGGAGGAGCAAGTCGTGGAGTTCTGTCCTCCCGTAGAAGTAGATGTCTCCGTGGAGATGCCTGTAGTAGCCTCACAGGAGGAACCAGTAGTGAATACTGATGCTAGTAGTGTTGAGGTTGATGAAG ACAGTCTAGGTAAGTTTCCAACTGAAGAGCCTGTTCAGAACGATGAAGGTGTGATGGAAGATGGAGCAGGgggagaggaggaggaggaggtaggAGACTCTGGGGCATCCTCATCTG GTGCTGCAGGCAGTGCAGATCAGGCCACCGATGAAGATACAGGGGAGGCAATAGCCCAGAGACTATTGGCTGTTGTTGCACAGCAAGAACGCACAGGGGGAG GTGAGGAGCCCACAGCAGGCTCACCCCCTCCTTCAGACCTGCCTGATCAGCCCACTCCAGCCTCTCCTGAACCTGAGGACCAGGAACCTGCAGATGACACAACCCTCATCACCCCCAAATCCCCGACCAGAGGGCCTCCCAACCCGCTGGGCATGCAGCTGGTGGAGgaaatgaaaaggaaacagTCGGTCAAGAAGCAAGACTCCTTTGATGAAGAGGAACCGCCTCCTGAAGAGCCTGAGGAGTCGGGACAAGTAGAAGAAACTGCTGCTGCGGAGCCTGAGGTCCCCCCTGCCGAAGAACAAGACCCCCCTGTAGCTGCCCCAGACCCAGAGACCACCCAGCAAGAGGAGCAGCATGGGATGTATGAAGATTCCCACGATTCCTTGCAGGAAGATTCCCATGGTGCAGTGCAGCAtgcggaggaggaggaggctgaGGAGAAGGTGGAAGATGAGCCGAAGGACGACCTCGCAGAAACCCACCAGGAGACAGCATCCTCTGAGGATGAAGCTCCTCCAGCTGAAGAAGAGCCTCCTGAAGAAGAGGAGCCAGAGAAGGAAACGGAAAAGCAGAATGGTCCAGTTGAAGATGAAACGACTCCCTCTGAGGAGGAACAGGAAGAAGAACGACAGATTGTTGCAGAGCCTCAGGACGAACCCGTCCGGCCCAAACGCCTCAGTGTTGCAGAAACGAGGCAGATGTTTGCAAGGTCAGAGCCCCCCACACCGGAGACAGAGACAGTCATCAGGCCAAAACTCAAGCCAGTTCCACCCAAAGTTGAGCCAAGTCCAAGCAGCTCTCAGCCCACCAAGCCAGTGCCAATTGAACCAAAGGAGACCATAGTGGTGAAAAAGGCTTCAACCCCTGTGGTGCCATCTCCAATGTCCCCTACTACTAATGCTGCACCCCAGTTAAG GTCCCTAGCAGAGAAGCCCCAACCCAAGAAGGTTTTCGGTGCCATCAAGGCCCTGGAAGACCAAGGGGATGACAAGGTGCCAGCTTGGGTAAGGAtagcacaaaaaaaacagaaggaAAGAGAAGGCAAGGATGAGGACGATACAATCGGGGGCAAGAAGGTTGTG GTTGTAGAAAAGACTGGATCTGTCACAGCCCGGCCGTCGGCTCCCAGACCGTCTGTCAGTCCTGCAAAACCCTTCTCCAGGCCCGctgaacccccctcccccgtcatCATACCAGCAACCAAGTCACAGGAACAGCCCAAACCTCTCAAATCACCCACAAAACCAGCCGAGTCTAAACCGGCCGTCAGTACGTCCCCGCCGCCCGCCAAGTCTGCCGACCTGATGGCCAACAACAACAAGCTGAACCGGGCGGGACAGTTCCTGACGCGGCAGCAGAAGAAGAACTTCATCCTGCCCAAGCCAGAGAAGTGCATCGTGTGTAAGGAAAATGTGTATCAG ACTGAAATGGTGAAGTCCGATGGGCGCTTCTTCCACAAGAAGTGTCAGCGCTGCCTGGTGTGCAAGCGCACGCTGGACATCAGCAGTTTCATGGTCATCCAGGAGAAAATCTACTGCAAACAGCACGGACAGGAGGTCAAGTTGGCCCAGCAGGCAGTATAA
- the LOC136436508 gene encoding proteoglycan 4-like isoform X1, whose translation MSAEGAVETKTEGEEAVAEAGAEAGAEAEAEVLVVTEGGVDDTDAGNSQDVKRKKFRPLKSIRKILGIKKGRKKSGEDPALLSAKPVSKSTGALLQVVETEQEEDVSNKTLANRSMSADSVFSPANAPTEPLRKGDMAASADNLSSQNFQSELSAKLKSRRSEDGASSEDECLPRSPDTIVTMADVINEHSTQNGMKRHSEESLESVGDEPGIAMTPDQLGQGEKHQARQGTSVPADFGSTGDVDLDAIPASPTHLSNQAALHKLSIAPKLRKASSRTRGVGKSPSTTPDLPIMSENHRTDDSPEPMVTPADSEPPPKPPRTGTYRSPRTSVSQDVAESSDPPAPATETVDISITVADTGDTPTALAPETGDTPASEAPVSGTGDTPTAVAPETGDTPASEAPVSGTGDTPTAVAPGKITGHTPVLESLGTETGDMPKAEAPDATPADAPASETPGTAAGDTSTAAVLGNEMADTPADSADISIVEAGGTETAIATAPGTETAIAVAPGTETAVATSPDTETAVATPPGTETAVATPPGTETAVATPPGTETAVAIAPGTETAPAPVATDHGTETADPPTDVAPDNHTADIQITAGADVAASDMPTAEAPHTDSEANFTSTADHLQEPSDLVGQETESDEVVNTAAAENEVIPPDATSDAVPPDNAADTAEPVPTQSAQCEEEVQMSPEPTASAEPTVDQVASDAFVPTLTPTREEGPLLEEQVVEFCPPVEVDVSVEMPVVASQEEPVVNTDASSVEVDEDSLGKFPTEEPVQNDEGVMEDGAGGEEEEEVGDSGASSSGAAGSADQATDEDTGEAIAQRLLAVVAQQERTGGGEEPTAGSPPPSDLPDQPTPASPEPEDQEPADDTTLITPKSPTRGPPNPLGMQLVEEMKRKQSVKKQDSFDEEEPPPEEPEESGQVEETAAAEPEVPPAEEQDPPVAAPDPETTQQEEQHGMYEDSHDSLQEDSHGAVQHAEEEEAEEKVEDEPKDDLAETHQETASSEDEAPPAEEEPPEEEEPEKETEKQNGPVEDETTPSEEEQEEERQIVAEPQDEPVRPKRLSVAETRQMFARSEPPTPETETVIRPKLKPVPPKVEPSPSSSQPTKPVPIEPKETIVVKKASTPVVPSPMSPTTNAAPQLRSLAEKPQPKKVFGAIKALEDQGDDKVPAWVRIAQKKQKEREGKDEDDTIGGKKVVVVEKTPPATSSTQSAPKSPVRKPSTGAVPPKVLVVEKTGSVTARPSAPRPSVSPAKPFSRPAEPPSPVIIPATKSQEQPKPLKSPTKPAESKPAVSTSPPPAKSADLMANNNKLNRAGQFLTRQQKKNFILPKPEKCIVCKENVYQTEMVKSDGRFFHKKCQRCLVCKRTLDISSFMVIQEKIYCKQHGQEVKLAQQAV comes from the exons ATGTCTGCTGAAGGAGCAGTGGAAACTAAGACAGAGGGAGAGGAGGCTGTGGCAGAGGCAGGCGCAGAGGCTGGCGCAGAGGCAGAGGCAGAAGTACTGGTAGTGACAGAAGGTGGGGTAGATGACACAGATGCTGGGAACTCACAAG ATGTCAAGAGAAAAAAGTTCCGTCCCCTGAAGTCTATACGAAAGATTCTGGGAATCAAGAAGGGGAGAAAAAAGTCTGGAGAGGACCCCGCCCTTCTGTCAGCTAAACCTGTGTCCAAGTCAACAGGTGCGCTGCTACAGGTGGTGGAGACGGAACAGGAGGAAGATGTCAG TAACAAGACCTTGGCTAACCGCAGCATGTCGGCAGACAGCGTGTTCTCTCCTGCCAACGCACCGACAGAGCCGCTCAGGAAGGGTGACATGGCAGCGTCCGCTGACAACCTCTCCTCGCAAAACTTCCAG AGTGAGTTGTCAGCCAAGCTGAAGTCCCGTCGAAGTGAGGATGGGGCCAGCTCAGAAGACGAGTGCCTACCCCGCAGTCCTGACACAATAGTAACAATGGCAGACGTGATCAACGAACACAGTACACAG AATGGGATGAAGAGACACAGTGAAGAAAGTTTAGAAAGTGTAGGAGATGAG CCTGGCATTGCCATGACACCAGACCAATTAGGGCAAGGAGAAAAACATCAAGCCAGACAAGGCACCAGTGTACCTGCAGACTTTGGCAGCACAGGAG ACGTTGACCTCGACGCCATACCGGCCTCGCCCACACACCTTAGTAACCAGGCTGCTCTGCACAAACTCTCCATCGCACCCAAGCTGAGGAAAGCTTCCAGCAGGACCAGAGGAGTCGGAAAG AGTCCCAGCACCACACCAGACCTCCCCATCATGTCCGAGAACCACAGAACAG ATGACTCACCTGAACCTATGGTGACACCTGCAGACTCAGAACCTCCTCCTAAACCTCCTCGTACAG GGACTTACCGGTCTCCAAGAACCTCTGTGTCTCAGGATGTGGCAGAAAGCAGTGACCCTCCCGCACCTGCCACAGAAACTGTTGACATATCCATAACTGTAGCAGACACAGGTGACACACCTACAGCTTTAGCACCTGAAACAGGTGACACACCTGCATCAGAAGCACCTGTTTCAGGCACAGGTGACACGCCTACGGCTGTAGCACCTGAAACAGGTGACACACCTGCATCAGAAGCACCTGTTTCAGGCACAGGTGACACGCCTACGGCTGTAGCACCTGGGAAGATAACAGGTCATACACCCGTATTAGAATCACTTGGCACAGAAACAGGTGACATGCCTAAAGCTGAAGCACCTGACGCAACACCAGCTGATGCACCTGCATCAGAAACACCTGGCACAGCTGCAGGTGATACGTCCACAGCTGCAGTGCTTGGCAATGAAATGGCTGACACACCTGCAGATTCTGCAGACATATCCATTGTGGAAGCAGGTGGCACGGAAACAGCCATTGCTACAGCACCTGGCACAGAAACAGCCATTGCTGTAGCACCTGGCACAGAAACAGCTGTTGCTACATCACCTGACACAGAAACAGCTGTCGCTACACCACCTGGCACAGAAACAGCTGTCGCTACACCACCTGGCACAGAAACAGCTGTCGCTACACCACCTGGCACAGAAACAGCTGTTGCTATAGCACCTGGCACAGAAACAGCCCCTGCACCTGTTGCTACAGATCATGGCACAGAAACAGCTGACCCTCCCACAGATGTAGCACCTGACAACCACACAGCTGACATACAGATAACAGCAGGAGCAGATGTTGCAGCTAGTGACATGCCTACAGCTGAAGCACCTCACACAGACTCTGAGGCAAATTTCACATCTACAGCTGACCATCTGCAAGAGCCCTCAG ACCTTGTAGGGCAGGAAACTGAAAGCGATGAAGTTGTCAACACAGCAGCTGCTGAGAATGAGGTTATCCCACCTGATGCCACATCAGATGCTGTGCCACCTGACAATGCAGCTGATACAGCTGAACCTGTCCCAACACAGTCAGCCCAATGTGAGGAAGAAGTCCAAATGTCCCCTGAACCCACAGCTAGCGCTGAACCTACAGTAGACCAGGTGGCATCAG ATGCCTTTGTCCCAACTCTTACACCAACCAGAGAGGAGGGGCCACTCCTGGAGGAGCAAGTCGTGGAGTTCTGTCCTCCCGTAGAAGTAGATGTCTCCGTGGAGATGCCTGTAGTAGCCTCACAGGAGGAACCAGTAGTGAATACTGATGCTAGTAGTGTTGAGGTTGATGAAG ACAGTCTAGGTAAGTTTCCAACTGAAGAGCCTGTTCAGAACGATGAAGGTGTGATGGAAGATGGAGCAGGgggagaggaggaggaggaggtaggAGACTCTGGGGCATCCTCATCTG GTGCTGCAGGCAGTGCAGATCAGGCCACCGATGAAGATACAGGGGAGGCAATAGCCCAGAGACTATTGGCTGTTGTTGCACAGCAAGAACGCACAGGGGGAG GTGAGGAGCCCACAGCAGGCTCACCCCCTCCTTCAGACCTGCCTGATCAGCCCACTCCAGCCTCTCCTGAACCTGAGGACCAGGAACCTGCAGATGACACAACCCTCATCACCCCCAAATCCCCGACCAGAGGGCCTCCCAACCCGCTGGGCATGCAGCTGGTGGAGgaaatgaaaaggaaacagTCGGTCAAGAAGCAAGACTCCTTTGATGAAGAGGAACCGCCTCCTGAAGAGCCTGAGGAGTCGGGACAAGTAGAAGAAACTGCTGCTGCGGAGCCTGAGGTCCCCCCTGCCGAAGAACAAGACCCCCCTGTAGCTGCCCCAGACCCAGAGACCACCCAGCAAGAGGAGCAGCATGGGATGTATGAAGATTCCCACGATTCCTTGCAGGAAGATTCCCATGGTGCAGTGCAGCAtgcggaggaggaggaggctgaGGAGAAGGTGGAAGATGAGCCGAAGGACGACCTCGCAGAAACCCACCAGGAGACAGCATCCTCTGAGGATGAAGCTCCTCCAGCTGAAGAAGAGCCTCCTGAAGAAGAGGAGCCAGAGAAGGAAACGGAAAAGCAGAATGGTCCAGTTGAAGATGAAACGACTCCCTCTGAGGAGGAACAGGAAGAAGAACGACAGATTGTTGCAGAGCCTCAGGACGAACCCGTCCGGCCCAAACGCCTCAGTGTTGCAGAAACGAGGCAGATGTTTGCAAGGTCAGAGCCCCCCACACCGGAGACAGAGACAGTCATCAGGCCAAAACTCAAGCCAGTTCCACCCAAAGTTGAGCCAAGTCCAAGCAGCTCTCAGCCCACCAAGCCAGTGCCAATTGAACCAAAGGAGACCATAGTGGTGAAAAAGGCTTCAACCCCTGTGGTGCCATCTCCAATGTCCCCTACTACTAATGCTGCACCCCAGTTAAG GTCCCTAGCAGAGAAGCCCCAACCCAAGAAGGTTTTCGGTGCCATCAAGGCCCTGGAAGACCAAGGGGATGACAAGGTGCCAGCTTGGGTAAGGAtagcacaaaaaaaacagaaggaAAGAGAAGGCAAGGATGAGGACGATACAATCGGGGGCAAGAAGGTTGTG GTGGTTGAGAAGACACCTCCTGCCACATCGTCCACCCAGTCAGCGCCCAAGTCCCCCGTCCGCAAACCGTCTACTGGCGCGGTGCCGCCCAAAGTGTTG GTTGTAGAAAAGACTGGATCTGTCACAGCCCGGCCGTCGGCTCCCAGACCGTCTGTCAGTCCTGCAAAACCCTTCTCCAGGCCCGctgaacccccctcccccgtcatCATACCAGCAACCAAGTCACAGGAACAGCCCAAACCTCTCAAATCACCCACAAAACCAGCCGAGTCTAAACCGGCCGTCAGTACGTCCCCGCCGCCCGCCAAGTCTGCCGACCTGATGGCCAACAACAACAAGCTGAACCGGGCGGGACAGTTCCTGACGCGGCAGCAGAAGAAGAACTTCATCCTGCCCAAGCCAGAGAAGTGCATCGTGTGTAAGGAAAATGTGTATCAG ACTGAAATGGTGAAGTCCGATGGGCGCTTCTTCCACAAGAAGTGTCAGCGCTGCCTGGTGTGCAAGCGCACGCTGGACATCAGCAGTTTCATGGTCATCCAGGAGAAAATCTACTGCAAACAGCACGGACAGGAGGTCAAGTTGGCCCAGCAGGCAGTATAA